In one window of Nicotiana tabacum cultivar K326 chromosome 12, ASM71507v2, whole genome shotgun sequence DNA:
- the LOC107783342 gene encoding purple acid phosphatase 2-like yields the protein MGMKRVCTGFLCLLTVLILSSSVQLCDGGITSNYVRKYNSNVDMPLNSDVFRVPPGYNAPHQVYITQGDLEGKGVIVSWTTPDEPGSNSVLYWAENSNVKSSAEGFVVSYKYYNYTSGYIHHCTIKDLEFDAKYYYEVGLGNTTRQFWFVTPPKPGPDVPYTFGLIGDLGQTYDSNSTLTHYELNPLKGQTILFVGDLSYADNYPFHNNIRWDTWGRFIERSAAYQPWIWTAGNHELDFVPEIGESKPFVPYKHRFSTPYRASDSTSPLWYSIKRASAYIIVMSSYSAFGTYTPQWKWLKNELPKVNRSETPWLIVLMHCPMYSSYVHHYMEGETMRVMYEPWFVNYKVDVVFAGHVHAYERSERVSNVAYNIINRKCSPVRDESAPVYITIGDGGNQEGLATEMTQPQPRYSAYREASFGHGILDIKNRTHAYFGWHRNDDGYAVEADSLWLLNRYWKLEEPSVALS from the exons atgggtatGAAGCGGGTTTGTACTGGATTTTTATGTTTACTTACAGTCTTGATTTTGAGTAGCAGTGTTCAGTTATGTGATGGTGGAATTACCAGTAATTATGTGAGAAAATATAATTCTAATGTTGATATGCCATTAAACAGTGATGTGTTTCGAGTTCCACCTGGTTACAATGCTCCCCATCAG GTTTATATAACACAAGGGGATCTTGAAGGAAAGGGTGTGATTGTGTCTTGGACCACACCTGATGAGCCTGGCTCAAATTCAGTCCTCTATTGGGCCGAAAATAGCAATGTTAAGAGCTCTGCTGAGGGCTTTGTTGTTAGCTACAAGTATTACAATTACACTTCCGGATATATACATCACTGTACCATCAAGGATCTGGAG TTTGATGCAAAGTACTATTACGAAGTGGGGTTAGGAAATACAACCAGACAGTTTTGGTTTGTAACTCCTCCAAAACCTGGACCTGATGTTCCTTATACATTTGGTCTCATTG GGGATCTTGGTCAGACCTATGACTCCAATAGCACACTGACTCATTATGAGTTGAACCCTCTAAAGGGCCAAACGATTCTCTTTGTCGGTGACCTCTCTTATGCTGATAATTATCCGTTTCACAACAACATACGATGGGACACATGGGGGAGATTTATCGAGAGAAGTGCAGCATATCAACCCTGGATTTGGACAGCCGGAAATCATGAACTTGATTTTGTTCCTGAAATT GGCGAATCCAAACCTTTTGTACCTTACAAGCACCGATTTTCTACACCTTACAGAGCATCAGACAGTACTTCTCCGCTTTGGTACTCTATAAAGAGAGCTTCAGCCTATATTATTGTCATGTCTTCTTATTCAGCTTTTG GTACATACACTCCTCAATGGAAATGGTTAAAGAATGAGTTGCCTAAAGTTAACAGGAGCGAGACACCATGGCTCATTGTACTCATGCATTGTCCAATGTATAGTAGTTATGTTCATCATTATATGGAAGGGGAAACAATGCGAGTCATGTATGAACCATGGTTTGTGAATTACAAGGTGGATGTTGTCTTCGCTGGTCATGTTCATGCCTATGAACGATCA GAGCGGGTATCAAACGTTGCTTACAACATCATAAATAGGAAGTGCAGTCCTGTCAGGGACGAGTCTGCCCCCGTGTATATTACCATTGGAGATGGAGGAAATCAAGAGGGATTAGCTACAGA GATGACACAACCACAGCCAAGGTATTCCGCCTATCGGGAAGCAAGCTTCGGTCATGGGATATTGGATATCAAGAACAGAACACATGCCTATTTTGGTTGGCATCGTAACGATGATGGATATGCTGTTGAAGCAGACTCGCTATGGCTTCTTAACAGATACTGGAAACTGGAGGAACCCTCTGTAGCTCTGTCGTGA